Proteins from a single region of Pseudodesulfovibrio portus:
- the efp gene encoding elongation factor P, which translates to MISTKDFRTGLKIEIDEKPFEIIEFQHFKPGKGGAMVRTKLRQMKTGQVLDKTFRSGEKVKKPDMAVTEMQFIYKDGTDFVFMDLETYEQMHVPGDNVGEKGGFVKEGDTVKVLLYNGELIGVDLPANVTLAVAQTDPGIQGDRVSNATKPATMETGLKINVPLFINEGDNIKVDTRSGEYLGRE; encoded by the coding sequence ATGATCTCGACCAAGGATTTCAGGACAGGCCTGAAAATAGAAATTGATGAAAAGCCGTTTGAAATTATTGAATTTCAGCATTTCAAGCCCGGCAAGGGCGGCGCCATGGTTCGTACCAAGCTGCGTCAGATGAAGACCGGCCAGGTGCTGGACAAGACCTTTCGCTCCGGCGAAAAGGTCAAGAAGCCGGATATGGCCGTGACGGAAATGCAGTTCATTTACAAGGACGGCACCGACTTCGTGTTCATGGATCTCGAAACCTATGAACAGATGCACGTTCCCGGCGACAACGTGGGTGAAAAGGGCGGCTTCGTCAAGGAAGGCGATACCGTGAAAGTGCTGCTGTACAACGGAGAGCTGATCGGCGTGGACCTGCCCGCCAACGTCACCCTGGCCGTGGCCCAGACCGACCCCGGCATACAGGGCGACCGCGTGTCCAACGCCACCAAGCCCGCCACAATGGAAACCGGCCTGAAGATCAACGTGCCGTTGTTCATCAATGAAGGCGATAATATCAAGGTTGATACACGCAGCGGTGAGTATCTTGGACGCGAATAA